The Thermococcus peptonophilus genomic sequence CAATCTTGCGAGGGTGGGTGACGACGACCTCGTCCCTCCTAAAGCCGTCCCTGAGAAGGGCCGCTTCGACCTTCCTGAGGCCGTAAGGGGCCTGGGTTAGAACGCCGTTCTCATCGGGCAGCTGGGTGTCAAAAAACCTGAAAACCCACTTCGGGAGCTTGTCGTAGGGCGCACAGCCAAGGAAGTCGAGCAGGGGCACGTCGTGGTACGTGCTCGTCAGAGTTTCATCGGTCGTTAAAACTATCCTGCCCATTTCATCACCTCATAGGTATGAAGAAAAAGTTGCATATATATGGTTTTCGGATTTCTAAGTGATCCATAGAAAAAACTTCGAATATTCCAATTGCTGACTACTAATCAACGTATAAAATGAATCAAACAGTGGGCTAACCACGCTCTATTCTTCCGTATTTCTCCAGAATCTCAACGACTTTATCAACGGGCAGTGCATACCTTACGTGCCCGTTTCCTTCAATAGTTTTTGCCTGCAGGAGGGCGTTTATTATTGCCTCTTCCGTTGCCTCGGCGGTCGCCCTGAAGAGATAGCTGAGAGCATTGTCAGGCAGGAAACTAACCAGTTCCGGCTCTTTTCCAATTGGAACGGTCTGAGCTGTGGAGAATGCCAGGACTATGTCTCCGCTCCCGTGGTAGGCGTAGCCGCCCGTTCTTGCCAGCCCCATAACTGCCCTCTTGGCGAGCCTCCTGAGCTGCCCCGCCGTGAGGGGGGCATCGGTGGCAACAACCATAGAGATGCTGCCCTTCCCCGAAGTTCCCCTACCAGGATAATCCTTCAGAAGCTCGCCGACGGGAACTCCAGCTATCGTTAAGTCTTCTCTCCTTCCGAAGTTTGCCAGGACAAGGGAAACTACCTTGTACTCTTCTCCGCCAATCTCGACGGCCCTTGAGGAAGAGCCTATACCACCTTTGAACTCGAAGGCGCTCATTCCCGTTCCTGCTCCCACAGCACCTTCCTCAAAGTCGAGCGAGGCATTCCTGAGAGCCTCGAAGTAGTGCTCCTCCTCAACTGCCATCTTCCTGATGTTGTTAAGATAGGAGTCGTTGCACTCCATGACGACGGGCGAGACGCTCTTCAGGTCTGGGTTGAGGTCGATCATGTGCCTGACGACGGCGCTGGCGACGGTGTAAACGCTTAGCGTGTTGGTTAACGCTATCGGAGTCTCAATATAGCCGAGTTCGTCAACCTGGACAAAGCCTATCGGTTTGGAGAAGCCGTTCATGACGAAGGTAGAAGCGAATAGCCTTTCCCTAAAGGGGTTCTTTACCGGCGGTAGAACTACGGTAACGCCAGTCCTTACATCATCACCCTCGATGAGGGTTTTGTGGCCGACTTTGACGCCGAGGTCGGCTATTGAGTTCCTCTTTCCGGGTTCATGGATGCCTATCCTTATCCCAAGGTCCGGGGCCTTCATGAGCGTCACCGGGATGAATAGCCCTCAGACCTTAACAACTTTGCCCAATCAACGCTTATAAACCCGAAGAACCGAGTTATGGGCATGAGGCCAAAAGCGCTCGCGGTACTCCTGCCACCACTGGCCTTCCTTGTAATCTTCTTCTACGCCCCAATACTCAGCATCCTCAGTCTTGGAGTCTGGGAAAAGGGGCCGACTTTAGAGTATCTCCGGGCAGTCCTGAGCAACGAGTATCACCGAAATGTTGTCCTCTTCACGATTTCCCAGGCTTTAGCCTCAACGGTTTTAACCGTTCTCATAGGCCTTCCCGGGGCGTACATCTTCGCCAACTACGACTTTCCCGGAAAGAGGCTGATAAAGGCCGTTCTAACTGTTCCTTTCGTGATGCCCGGCATTATGGTAGCGCTCGGCTTCGTGATACTCTTCGGGAAGGACGGCATCATTGCAGGACTGATAGGGCGCGACCCGGGCATAATCTACTCCTGGAAGGCCATCCTTCTGGCCCACGCATTCTATAACTTCCCGATCGTCGTCAGGATGGTCTCCGCGCTCTGGCAGAGGATCAACCCCCACTACGAGGAAATGGCCGAAGTCCTCGGGGCAAGAGGATTCACTCTATTCAGAAAGGTCACGCTCCCGCTGATCTCCCCGGCTATATTCGCCTCGGCTATGCTGACTTTCGTTTTCTGCTTTCTCAGCTTCTCCGTGCCGCTCATCCTCGGCGGCTACCAGTATGTTACCATCGAGGTGGACATATTCTCGACGATAGTTACCCTCCTCGACTTCAGGACCGGGGCGGCTCTCGCGATAATCCAGCTCTCCCTCTCGGTGCTCTTCATGTACTTCTACCTGAAAGCGCTTGATGCGTATTCAAAGAGGGAGGAGCAGAGAATAATGAGGAAACCGAAGAAGCTGGCTATCAGGTCCATCTTAAGCCTCAAGGGGTTTGGGATAGTTCTCTACTCCATCTTCGTTGTGGTCTTTATCCTGGCGCCGCTTGGGGCGATTCTCTACGACTCCCTGCGCTTCAACGGAACTTGGAGCCTCGAGTGGTATAGGAGAGTGTTCTCCACCGAGTACAACCCAATGTTTGGAACGTCAACCCTTGGCGCGATAAAGAACTCCCTCCTCTTCGGCTTTGCAACGGTGTTCTTCTCAACGCTGGTAGGCCTGCCGATAGCGTACTTTCTCAACCGCTGGAAGTTCAGGGGGAAAGTCCTGCTCGATGCCCTCGCGATGCTCCCGCTGGCCAGCTCTCCTATAACCATAGGCTTCGCCTACGTGAAGTTCTTCAGCACAACACCTCTCTACTACACCATATGGATAGTCGTGATAGCGCACACAATCATAGCCTACCCGTTCGTCCTTCGCGCCGTCTCAACGGCCCTGAAGAAGATAAAGCCGAACCTTAGGGAGGCCGCGCTTAGCCTCGGTGCTGGTGAGTGGAAGGCCTTCCTGAGAGTCGAACTGCCGCTGGCTGCCGGGGGATTGATAGTGGGGGCGATATTCGCATTCGCGATGAGCATTGCGGAGCTTGGGGCAACCTACATGCTTGCCACACCGGAATACACCACGATGACCATAGCCATATACAAGTTCCTCGGTGCAAGGCAGTTCGGGAGTGCATCAGCACTCTCTGTCCTCCTCATGGCGGTCTCGGCTCTCGGCTTCATAATAATCGAGAGAACCGGTGAGGAAGTATGGTGAGGGTTAAGCTTGAGGGGATAAGGAAGTCGTTCGAGGGCTTTACACTCGAGATCCCAGAGCTTGAAGTGAAGAGCGGGGAGATGATAACGCTCCTCGGGCCGAGCGGGTGCGGGAAGACGACAACCTTGAGGATCATAGCAGGGCTTGAAAAGCCCGACTCTGGAAGGGTGTTTTTCGACGAAACCGATGTTACCGACCTCGAACCCGGGAAGAGGAGCATTGGAATAGTCTTCCAGGACTACGCGCTGTTCCCGCACATGACCGTCTTCGAAAACGTCGCCTTCGGCCTTGAGACGAGGAAGCTTCCCAGGGACGAGATAAACAGAAGGGTGACGTGGGCGCTTGAACTGGTTGGCCTTAAAGGTTTTGAAAACCGCTATCCCGAACAGCTCTCCGGCGGCCAGCAGCAGAGGGTAGCTTTAGCCAGGGCCCTGGTTATAGAGCCGCAGGTTCTTCTCCTTGACGAACCGCTCAGCAACTTAGATGCCAAGATACGCGAGCGCCTGAGGGGAGAGATAAGGAGAATCCAGAAGGAACTTGGGATAACGACGATCTACGTCACCCACGACCAGGAAGAGGCAATGGCTGTGAGCGACAGAATAGCCGTAATGAACTCGGGGAGGATAGAGGGGATAGGAAAGCCGCTTGAGCTCTACTACCACCCGAAAACAGAGTTCGTCGCCAAGTTCCTGGGGTTGAGCAACATACTGGAGCTTGAAGCCAAGAGCGGGATCGCCCGCCTTGGAACTCTGGAGTTCAAAACAGGAAGAGATGGAAAAGTTAGGGTCTTCTTCAGGCCCGAAAACGTCCTCGTGAAGCCCGGGAGGGGTGCCAGAGTTATTGGCTACGACCTCTTGCCGGGCAGGATACGCCTCAGGCTGGAGATAGGTGGCAAGACTATAACGGCGGAGCGCTTCCTTAACGAACTGCCGTTCAGCCCGGAAGACATCCCCCAAGAAGTGAGCGTCGAAGTTCTGTCATATTCTGTCCTTGAATGACTAACTCTGCCCAACTCCATCGTTTTTGGTTTTCCCTGCATTGGGGCAGATACCCTTCTGACTTTTGTTTTTACATTTTCGTGCTAAAAAAAGATTTAAAAATCGGTTTTATTAGCAGATAATAGTCAAACGGAGGTGCCGCTCATGGGATGGTTTGAAAAGTACTTCGAGTTCGAAAAGTACGGAACTGATATGAAAACCGAGATCCTGGCTGGAGTCACGACGTTCCTCACGATGGCGTACATACTCTTCGTGAACCCAGCGATACTCAGCGATGCCATTGGAAAGGAAGCCTTTAACTCACTCGTCGCCGTGACGGCTCTCGCCGCGGGGTTCACGACTATCCTTATGGGCATCTACGCCAAGAAGCCCTTTGCCCTCGCACCCGGAATGGGTCTAAACGCGTACTTCGCCTATACGGTTGCTCCAAAGTACGGCTGGAAGGTAGCGCTGGCGGCGGTCTTCGTTGAGGGCCTGATATTCATCGTCCTCAGCGTCACCAAGGTCAGAAGCGCAATAATTCACGCTATACCAACCGGACAGAAGTACGCGATAGGTGCTGGAATCGGGCTTTTCCTTACGCTCATCGGCCTGAACGACGTTGGTCTCCTCACAGCCAAGGTCGTGGCGCCCAAGGGGAGCGAGTTCGTAATAGACGGGCAGATAAACCTCATAGGAAAGCTGGCATTTACCGGACTTAACGCCCAGGTTCTAACGACCAAAGCTGGCCTCTTGTTTATCTTTGGATTACTCTTCACGGGAATCCTCCTCGCACTCCGCATCAAGGGTGCTCTCCTCATCTCGATACTCACGACGAGCTTCCTCGGATGGGTAACAGGAGCGGCCCCCTGGCCAAAGAGCCTCTTCTCGATGCCAGACATAAGCTACACCTTCATGAAGATGGATCTTCACGGCCTTCTCAACGCTGGAGCCCTGGGCGCAGTCTTTGCGTTCTTCATGGTGGACTTCTTTGACACCCTGGGAACCGTGACCGGGCTTAGCGCTAAGGCGGGCTTCCTGACCAAGGACGGAAAGGTGCCCGATGCGGAGAAGGTTCTCCTGACAGACGCCATAGGAACGACCTTCGGTGCAGTCTTGGGAACCTCAACAGTGACCACTTACATCGAAAGCGCCGCTGGGATAGAAGAGGGTGGAAGGACTGGAATGACAGCCCTCGTTACAGGCTTCCTCTTCCTCGCGATAGGCCTCTTCATAGCTCCCCTCGCTGGAGCCATCCCGTCCTTTGCAACAGCCCCTGCCCTCGTCATAGTCGGCTACTACATGTTAACAGCACTCAAAGAAGTTGACTTTAGCGACCCAACTGAGGCACTCCCAGCGTTCCTCGTCCTTGTGACGATACCCTACACCTACTCAATAGCGGACGGGGTTGGAGTTGGATTCATCAGCTACACCGTTCTCAAGGTCTTCAGTGGCCGCTGGAGGGAGGTTCACCCGCTGATGTACATCCTGGCCCTGGTCTTTGTCGCGTACTTCGCGTACCTCGGCGGCGTGTTTTAATCAGCTTTTTTCTGACCCTTCTTTTATTTCAAAAACGAGAAGAAAAGTCAGAAGAGCTCAGAGCTGGAACTGCTCAACGTTCTGGCGGAGTGCCCTGGCAATTTCGCGCAACTTCCTGGCCTCTTCTGTTAGGGTCTCTATCTCGGCCCTCTGCTCCTGCATGGCGGAGCTTACCTCTTCGGCACTGGCGGTCGTTTCCTCGGCACTGGCTGCGAGATTCTCCAGAGCCTTCAGGGCTTTCTCTACCTCTTCCCTCGTCCTCTCAGCCTGCTCCTTAACCTCCGAGACCCTAGAACCGACTGAGCTTATCATCTCAGCGATGTGACCGAGGTATCCCAGGCTTTCCTGGAGGCCCTGAGTTGACCTCGAAACTGTATTAACTCCCCTCTGCGTCTCCTCAACGGCCTTTTGAACCTTCTCCTCCATCTCTGCAATGATTCTGTTTATAGTCTCGGCAGCCTGCTTGCTGTCTTCAGCCAGACTGCGTATCTCCTGGGCGACTACCGCGAATCCCTTCCCAGCCTCACCCGCGCGGGCAGCCTCAATAGCCGCATTCAAGGCAAGCAGGTTGGTCTGCTCGGCAATGCCGCTGATGGCCTGGGTTATCTCACCGATCTTCCTGCTCATCTCACTGACCGCCTTAACGGCCTCGTCTATGAAGTGCATTGAGCGCTTTATGCTCTCGACATCTTTAAGGGCCAGCTCTCCCTTGTTCCTGCCCTCCTCCGCTATTCTGATGACCTCCCCCACGGCACTCTCAAACTCGTTCATGGTATCCACTGTCTCCTCTGTTATAGAGGAGACCACGCGCATGCCTTCGGTTATCTCGTTGATGTTTTCCTGCTCCCTCTGGGCCTCGATGCTCACCTGTTCCACTGCCTCGCCAACCTGATCCATTGAATGCCCGACGTTCTCCGCGATTTTTGCTAGTGCATCCGCCTGTCTGTCCAGCTCAAGCCCTATTTCCCTGATGTTTCCGATGAGCGCTCTCATCTTTGCGGAGGTCTCCCTGAGTGCGAGGATTATGTTCTGAAGGTCACCACGCGCGTTTTCATCGAGGGCATAGTTCAGCCTGCCTTCAGCCATGTCCTGCAGGCGGGCTATGACGCCGTTCAGCGTGCCTATAACATCCTTTGATATTGCCTCAAAGGCCGTGAGGAGCTTTCCTATCTCGTCGTCCCTATACGGGTAGTCGATAGAAGACACATGGCGCTTTGCTTCTTCAAGCCTGCCTTCTGCAATAAGCTCTGCGGCGGTTGTGAGCTTCTCTATCGGCTTAAGGGAGTCACGCAGATACTTGATATTAAGGAGGGCCAGGACTATGCCGACTGCTAACGACGTGAGGAGACCCAGGATAAGACTCTTCGATGCCTCCTTCCTAGCCCTGTCCAGGGCGTTTAGTAGGGAGGCCATCATTTCCTCCTTTGGCACAACTGAGACTATTATCCATCCAGACACATCACTCCTAGAAAATGCGACTAACATATCCCTTCCATTCAACGTGGCTTCAAAAACGCCTCTATCACTCCCGCTTAGTGCCTTGGAAAGCTCAGAATACGAAGGATCCTCAAAAATGTTAAGCTTTCCAACAAGGCTTTTATTGGGGTGTATTATTACGGTTCCATTCGAACTAACAGCAAATGAATAACCACTCTCACCGAGTTTAGCGTTTAATATCTCATCTTCCACGGAAGAAACGTCAATATCAACCCCAAGGACACCCTTCACTTTCCCTCCGTACTTAATCGGGACAATGTAGCTGACGATTGTTTTGTTTGTTATCATGTCCCTATAAGGATCCATCCAGAAGGGCCCTTCTTCCACAGCCCTCCGATACCAACTGGTTTTTGTTGCGTTGAATTCCTCCGGAAGCTCCGCTGGAGGAACGATCTTTAACCGTCCCCTAAAATCAGCATAGTAAACGTTTATTATCTTGTCATCAGAATTTTTAAGATCCTGAAGGACTTTTTCAACGTAGTTCCAGAACGTTGGACTATCCGTATATCCCGGGATATACAGATCAACCGAGTATTCCTTCGCTATGGACTTAGCATAGGAGTGTGACAGCATACTGAGGGCATACAACACCCTATCAATCTCCTTTGAATTCTTCTCACTCTCCAGTAATGCCGTGTGCTCTGCTTGGTCTACCAGTGCCGGTCGCATGGTTTCCTCCACGG encodes the following:
- a CDS encoding DmpA family aminopeptidase yields the protein MKAPDLGIRIGIHEPGKRNSIADLGVKVGHKTLIEGDDVRTGVTVVLPPVKNPFRERLFASTFVMNGFSKPIGFVQVDELGYIETPIALTNTLSVYTVASAVVRHMIDLNPDLKSVSPVVMECNDSYLNNIRKMAVEEEHYFEALRNASLDFEEGAVGAGTGMSAFEFKGGIGSSSRAVEIGGEEYKVVSLVLANFGRREDLTIAGVPVGELLKDYPGRGTSGKGSISMVVATDAPLTAGQLRRLAKRAVMGLARTGGYAYHGSGDIVLAFSTAQTVPIGKEPELVSFLPDNALSYLFRATAEATEEAIINALLQAKTIEGNGHVRYALPVDKVVEILEKYGRIERG
- a CDS encoding NCS2 family permease; translation: MGWFEKYFEFEKYGTDMKTEILAGVTTFLTMAYILFVNPAILSDAIGKEAFNSLVAVTALAAGFTTILMGIYAKKPFALAPGMGLNAYFAYTVAPKYGWKVALAAVFVEGLIFIVLSVTKVRSAIIHAIPTGQKYAIGAGIGLFLTLIGLNDVGLLTAKVVAPKGSEFVIDGQINLIGKLAFTGLNAQVLTTKAGLLFIFGLLFTGILLALRIKGALLISILTTSFLGWVTGAAPWPKSLFSMPDISYTFMKMDLHGLLNAGALGAVFAFFMVDFFDTLGTVTGLSAKAGFLTKDGKVPDAEKVLLTDAIGTTFGAVLGTSTVTTYIESAAGIEEGGRTGMTALVTGFLFLAIGLFIAPLAGAIPSFATAPALVIVGYYMLTALKEVDFSDPTEALPAFLVLVTIPYTYSIADGVGVGFISYTVLKVFSGRWREVHPLMYILALVFVAYFAYLGGVF
- a CDS encoding ABC transporter ATP-binding protein; its protein translation is MVRVKLEGIRKSFEGFTLEIPELEVKSGEMITLLGPSGCGKTTTLRIIAGLEKPDSGRVFFDETDVTDLEPGKRSIGIVFQDYALFPHMTVFENVAFGLETRKLPRDEINRRVTWALELVGLKGFENRYPEQLSGGQQQRVALARALVIEPQVLLLDEPLSNLDAKIRERLRGEIRRIQKELGITTIYVTHDQEEAMAVSDRIAVMNSGRIEGIGKPLELYYHPKTEFVAKFLGLSNILELEAKSGIARLGTLEFKTGRDGKVRVFFRPENVLVKPGRGARVIGYDLLPGRIRLRLEIGGKTITAERFLNELPFSPEDIPQEVSVEVLSYSVLE
- a CDS encoding methyl-accepting chemotaxis protein, which produces MRFRQRIYLSIIGTLTVIMLIMAVLQVRAISRMGSTVEETMRPALVDQAEHTALLESEKNSKEIDRVLYALSMLSHSYAKSIAKEYSVDLYIPGYTDSPTFWNYVEKVLQDLKNSDDKIINVYYADFRGRLKIVPPAELPEEFNATKTSWYRRAVEEGPFWMDPYRDMITNKTIVSYIVPIKYGGKVKGVLGVDIDVSSVEDEILNAKLGESGYSFAVSSNGTVIIHPNKSLVGKLNIFEDPSYSELSKALSGSDRGVFEATLNGRDMLVAFSRSDVSGWIIVSVVPKEEMMASLLNALDRARKEASKSLILGLLTSLAVGIVLALLNIKYLRDSLKPIEKLTTAAELIAEGRLEEAKRHVSSIDYPYRDDEIGKLLTAFEAISKDVIGTLNGVIARLQDMAEGRLNYALDENARGDLQNIILALRETSAKMRALIGNIREIGLELDRQADALAKIAENVGHSMDQVGEAVEQVSIEAQREQENINEITEGMRVVSSITEETVDTMNEFESAVGEVIRIAEEGRNKGELALKDVESIKRSMHFIDEAVKAVSEMSRKIGEITQAISGIAEQTNLLALNAAIEAARAGEAGKGFAVVAQEIRSLAEDSKQAAETINRIIAEMEEKVQKAVEETQRGVNTVSRSTQGLQESLGYLGHIAEMISSVGSRVSEVKEQAERTREEVEKALKALENLAASAEETTASAEEVSSAMQEQRAEIETLTEEARKLREIARALRQNVEQFQL
- a CDS encoding ABC transporter permease; this encodes MGMRPKALAVLLPPLAFLVIFFYAPILSILSLGVWEKGPTLEYLRAVLSNEYHRNVVLFTISQALASTVLTVLIGLPGAYIFANYDFPGKRLIKAVLTVPFVMPGIMVALGFVILFGKDGIIAGLIGRDPGIIYSWKAILLAHAFYNFPIVVRMVSALWQRINPHYEEMAEVLGARGFTLFRKVTLPLISPAIFASAMLTFVFCFLSFSVPLILGGYQYVTIEVDIFSTIVTLLDFRTGAALAIIQLSLSVLFMYFYLKALDAYSKREEQRIMRKPKKLAIRSILSLKGFGIVLYSIFVVVFILAPLGAILYDSLRFNGTWSLEWYRRVFSTEYNPMFGTSTLGAIKNSLLFGFATVFFSTLVGLPIAYFLNRWKFRGKVLLDALAMLPLASSPITIGFAYVKFFSTTPLYYTIWIVVIAHTIIAYPFVLRAVSTALKKIKPNLREAALSLGAGEWKAFLRVELPLAAGGLIVGAIFAFAMSIAELGATYMLATPEYTTMTIAIYKFLGARQFGSASALSVLLMAVSALGFIIIERTGEEVW